Proteins encoded together in one Campylobacter concisus window:
- a CDS encoding LPS-assembly protein LptD, whose translation MRKILFLIPVCVFSLSAAVQDVQLLADDVKQDKGIVTANKNVVVYSQEYLVTADCAVYDQNNSVIELFGNVNMMKGKDEVSRSNYAKLNLKNNNAAFESLFMMNKDMEVWMRSDESSSDSEYYRVRKAMVSSCNVQDPDWSITSSSAMLNKQSKFLHLFNPVFRIANVPVFYLPYFGFSTDTTRRTGLLPPELGYGKSEGFYYKQPVYFAPYNEWDLEFDPQIRTNRGAGIYGAFRFTDSPDSRGEISFGSFTDKNSYRAKQKSETSNRAELKNKTHKGVGLKYERDKLIKYLSEADLQEGMWIDATKLNDIDYLNLKGRDDDYDSLVTSKFNYFIANDDHYFGAYAKYYIDTEKIGSKNENKDTLQELPSLQYHKFTDDIVLPNILYSIDLQSHRYDRKIGVRATQYEFTLPASVHVPLFDDSLTFSFYEYLYASRINYENKINSFDDKREDKHANFVNNYHKFALHTDLAKAYESFYHTLNFGAEYLLPGYRKGNLDDEFIYDKDLNEYENFLAQDQSKEEVSGYLTQYFFNGSGRKVVKHSISQGYYTKDDEYSNLKNAIYLYPFENFSVYNKLEYSHKDRELKKVQNGLYYTHDLFWINMLHTMKKSDSLAKNSATKDSYFTSSAGVKLPHQYSLIGGWQYDLERSYTKSWRVGVLHQRKCWNYGLIYQHDVEPTTTTNGSASTKKSGIYFTINFYPMGGLHYDFSQSSTTSSSSK comes from the coding sequence ATGCGTAAAATTTTATTTTTAATTCCGGTTTGTGTTTTTAGTTTAAGTGCAGCAGTGCAAGATGTGCAGCTATTGGCTGATGATGTGAAGCAAGATAAAGGCATCGTAACGGCAAACAAAAACGTCGTTGTATATTCGCAAGAGTATCTTGTGACGGCTGATTGTGCTGTTTATGATCAAAATAACTCAGTCATTGAGCTCTTTGGCAATGTCAATATGATGAAAGGCAAAGATGAGGTCTCTCGCTCAAACTACGCTAAGCTAAATTTAAAAAACAACAACGCTGCCTTTGAGTCGCTCTTTATGATGAACAAAGACATGGAAGTGTGGATGAGAAGCGATGAGAGCAGCTCTGATAGCGAGTACTATAGAGTAAGAAAGGCGATGGTTTCAAGCTGCAACGTCCAAGACCCTGACTGGAGCATCACCTCAAGCTCAGCCATGCTAAACAAACAGAGTAAATTTCTGCATCTTTTTAACCCGGTCTTTCGCATAGCAAACGTGCCAGTCTTTTACCTGCCATACTTTGGCTTCTCAACTGATACTACAAGAAGGACAGGACTCTTGCCGCCAGAGCTTGGATATGGCAAGTCAGAGGGCTTTTACTACAAACAACCAGTCTATTTTGCACCTTATAATGAGTGGGATCTGGAATTTGATCCGCAGATAAGAACAAACAGGGGTGCTGGAATTTACGGTGCTTTTAGATTTACTGATTCACCTGATTCAAGAGGTGAGATCAGTTTTGGTTCATTTACTGATAAAAACAGCTACCGAGCCAAGCAAAAAAGCGAGACTTCAAACAGAGCTGAGCTAAAAAACAAAACTCACAAAGGTGTCGGGCTAAAATATGAAAGAGATAAACTCATAAAATACCTTAGCGAGGCTGATCTGCAAGAGGGCATGTGGATAGATGCAACCAAACTAAATGACATAGACTATCTAAATTTAAAGGGCAGAGATGATGACTATGACTCGCTTGTGACCTCTAAATTTAACTACTTCATAGCAAATGACGATCACTACTTTGGCGCCTATGCGAAATACTACATAGACACCGAAAAGATCGGCTCAAAGAATGAAAACAAAGATACGCTTCAAGAGCTTCCATCGCTTCAGTATCATAAATTTACAGACGATATAGTCTTGCCAAATATCTTATATTCAATCGATCTTCAATCACATAGATATGATAGAAAGATAGGCGTTAGAGCAACTCAGTATGAATTTACGCTGCCAGCTTCAGTGCATGTGCCACTGTTTGATGATAGCTTAACGTTTTCATTTTACGAGTACCTTTACGCTTCAAGGATAAACTACGAAAACAAGATAAATTCATTTGATGACAAAAGAGAAGATAAACACGCAAATTTTGTAAATAACTATCATAAATTTGCCCTTCACACAGACCTTGCAAAAGCGTATGAGAGCTTTTATCACACTTTAAATTTTGGTGCTGAGTACTTGCTGCCAGGATATAGAAAAGGAAATTTAGACGACGAGTTTATCTACGATAAAGATCTAAATGAGTATGAAAATTTCTTAGCTCAAGATCAGAGCAAAGAAGAGGTTTCTGGCTATTTGACGCAGTATTTCTTTAACGGCAGTGGCAGAAAAGTCGTAAAACACAGCATCTCACAAGGTTACTACACAAAAGATGATGAGTATTCGAATTTAAAAAATGCCATCTATCTATATCCGTTCGAGAATTTTAGCGTTTATAACAAGCTTGAATACTCACACAAAGATAGAGAGCTTAAAAAGGTGCAAAACGGACTTTACTATACGCACGATCTATTTTGGATAAATATGCTCCACACGATGAAAAAGAGCGACAGCCTTGCTAAAAATAGTGCAACAAAAGATAGCTACTTTACAAGCAGCGCTGGCGTAAAGCTCCCTCATCAATATAGCTTAATCGGTGGCTGGCAATACGACCTTGAGAGAAGCTACACAAAGAGCTGGAGAGTTGGCGTGCTTCATCAAAGAAAGTGCTGGAACTACGGGCTAATTTATCAACACGATGTCGAGCCGACAACAACGACAAATGGTTCAGCTTCAACTAAGAAAAGCGGCATCTACTTTACTATAAATTTCTATCCGATGGGCGGCTTACACTATGACTTTTCACAAAGCAGCACCACTTCATCAAGTAGCAAATAA
- a CDS encoding sodium:proton antiporter gives MASVKFKDQLDAANKLIEILPKKELNDAKTIVLCMSLESVILTDVVCRGLNLSYEMLFSEPIPAPNNSECDVAIVSETEDIVLNDPLIKAFNISYDYIYGEAHRKYEEKILKNVYKYRKGNLIGELKGKNILLIDEGCETGMTALICIKTLLDVKVKSISYATPMIATDVFANLNDMVDEIYTINKIVDFIDVDSYYEKKIEATSERIMSILEESPHYLPLQKQQGDKNNAI, from the coding sequence ATGGCAAGCGTTAAATTTAAAGATCAACTAGATGCAGCTAACAAGCTCATCGAGATCTTGCCAAAAAAAGAGCTAAATGACGCTAAGACGATAGTTCTTTGCATGTCGCTTGAGTCAGTTATCCTGACTGATGTGGTTTGCAGGGGGCTAAATTTGAGCTATGAGATGCTCTTTAGCGAGCCAATCCCTGCGCCAAACAACAGCGAATGCGACGTAGCGATAGTTAGTGAAACAGAAGATATCGTGCTAAACGATCCTCTCATAAAAGCTTTTAACATAAGCTATGACTACATCTACGGCGAAGCGCATAGAAAATATGAAGAGAAAATTTTAAAAAATGTCTATAAATACAGAAAAGGAAATTTGATAGGAGAGCTAAAGGGCAAGAATATTTTACTGATCGATGAGGGGTGTGAGACTGGCATGACGGCACTCATCTGCATAAAGACGCTGCTTGATGTGAAGGTAAAATCCATCTCATACGCAACGCCGATGATAGCCACTGATGTCTTTGCAAATTTAAATGATATGGTCGATGAAATTTATACGATAAATAAGATCGTTGATTTTATCGATGTGGATTCGTATTACGAGAAAAAGATCGAGGCTACGAGCGAACGCATTATGTCGATATTAGAAGAGAGCCCTCACTATTTACCGTTACAAAAACAACAAGGAGATAAAAATAATGCAATATAG
- a CDS encoding polyribonucleotide nucleotidyltransferase produces MQYSIEVNNQVEIFDLNKVAKQASGAVLLRVKNTVVLATVAREDVQVEEDFLPLTVQYIEKAYAAGKIPGGYVKRETKPGDFETLTARIIDRSLRPLFPKGYAYPTQIVVMVLSADPEVDLQVVSLNAASVALYLSDIPVNRPVCGVRVGYIDEKFVINPSNSELKQSAIDLYVAGTKDELLMIEMRSLPQQTTQLIPMVAIEPMIDPSLSDSMAQKQVMNEFSEDKMVEAIDFAGKAILRASSAYEEAFKEHKKEDAALELKPEIENENIAIYIDKFYKAEVKNAINQMAKSERASELGKIAKQISSDEVAQKEGWDEAIISNVLGKYKKKIVREQIINEGVRADGRGLEEVRPISIETNVLPNAHGSCLFTRGQTQALVVATLGTDSDAQMYDILTEKAPLVEKFMFNYNFPGFSVGEASPLKAPGRRELGHGNLAKRALAPSIDLASPYTIRVVSEILESNGSSSMASVCGGSLALRAAGVNTQKLVAGVAMGLIFEGDKHAVLTDIMGLEDHDGDMDFKVAGTSDGITALQMDIKLGGISLEVLKEALYQAKRGREHILALMTQADKNIEINEDVLPKLELFNVDPSKIVDIIGQAGKTIKEIIEKFEVSIDLDREKGEVKIAGGAKKNVDAAKDYIISITSKENSRSFGKKPFKHDKDRVKPTFNIGDEFTGSVKSVVDFGVFIELKDGVDGLLHISKIKSPLNVGDQVKVCVSEQKGNKISLSLVE; encoded by the coding sequence ATGCAATATAGTATAGAAGTCAATAATCAGGTCGAAATTTTTGACCTTAATAAAGTAGCTAAACAAGCTAGCGGAGCAGTGCTTTTAAGGGTAAAAAACACCGTAGTTTTAGCAACTGTGGCAAGAGAAGATGTGCAAGTTGAAGAGGACTTTTTGCCTCTAACGGTGCAATACATCGAAAAAGCTTACGCAGCTGGCAAAATACCAGGTGGTTACGTCAAGCGCGAGACCAAGCCAGGAGACTTTGAGACACTAACAGCTCGCATCATAGATAGATCGCTTCGCCCACTTTTCCCAAAAGGCTACGCATACCCAACACAGATCGTTGTCATGGTACTTTCAGCTGATCCTGAGGTTGATTTACAAGTTGTGAGCCTAAATGCGGCTTCAGTTGCACTTTACCTTAGCGACATCCCTGTAAATCGCCCAGTTTGTGGTGTAAGAGTTGGCTATATAGATGAAAAATTTGTTATAAATCCAAGCAACTCTGAGCTAAAACAAAGCGCGATCGACCTATATGTTGCTGGCACAAAAGATGAGCTTTTGATGATCGAGATGAGAAGCTTGCCTCAGCAAACTACGCAACTCATACCGATGGTAGCGATCGAGCCAATGATAGATCCTAGCCTAAGCGATAGCATGGCGCAAAAGCAAGTGATGAATGAATTTAGTGAAGATAAGATGGTTGAGGCGATCGACTTTGCTGGCAAGGCTATACTAAGAGCTAGCAGCGCTTACGAAGAGGCGTTTAAAGAGCACAAAAAAGAGGATGCCGCACTTGAGCTAAAGCCAGAGATAGAAAACGAAAATATCGCTATTTACATCGATAAATTTTATAAAGCAGAGGTTAAAAACGCGATCAATCAAATGGCAAAGAGTGAGCGTGCAAGCGAGCTTGGCAAGATCGCTAAACAAATTTCAAGCGATGAGGTAGCTCAAAAAGAGGGCTGGGACGAGGCTATCATCTCAAATGTCCTTGGTAAATATAAAAAGAAAATAGTAAGAGAGCAGATCATAAACGAGGGCGTTAGAGCCGACGGACGTGGGCTTGAAGAGGTTAGACCTATTAGCATCGAGACAAATGTCCTTCCAAATGCTCACGGCTCATGCCTCTTTACAAGAGGTCAAACTCAGGCGCTAGTTGTCGCTACTCTTGGCACAGATAGCGATGCTCAGATGTATGACATCCTAACTGAAAAAGCTCCTTTGGTTGAGAAATTTATGTTTAACTACAACTTCCCAGGCTTTAGCGTCGGCGAGGCAAGCCCACTTAAAGCTCCTGGTAGACGTGAGCTTGGACATGGAAATTTAGCCAAACGTGCCCTTGCACCAAGCATCGATCTAGCTTCTCCATATACGATAAGGGTCGTTTCAGAAATTTTAGAGAGCAACGGCTCAAGCTCTATGGCTAGCGTTTGCGGTGGTTCGCTCGCACTTAGAGCTGCTGGGGTCAATACCCAAAAACTTGTCGCTGGTGTTGCGATGGGTCTTATATTTGAAGGCGATAAGCACGCTGTTTTAACCGATATCATGGGTCTTGAAGACCACGACGGCGATATGGACTTTAAAGTTGCTGGCACAAGTGATGGCATCACAGCGCTTCAGATGGACATCAAGCTTGGAGGCATCAGCCTAGAAGTGCTAAAAGAGGCGCTATATCAAGCAAAACGCGGCAGAGAGCACATCCTTGCTCTAATGACACAGGCTGATAAAAATATAGAGATAAACGAGGATGTATTGCCAAAACTTGAGCTATTTAACGTCGATCCAAGCAAGATCGTAGATATCATCGGTCAAGCTGGCAAGACTATAAAAGAGATCATCGAGAAATTTGAGGTTTCGATCGACCTTGATAGAGAAAAAGGCGAGGTTAAAATCGCAGGCGGCGCTAAGAAAAACGTCGATGCAGCAAAAGACTACATCATCTCTATCACTTCAAAAGAGAACTCTCGCTCGTTTGGCAAAAAGCCGTTTAAACACGACAAAGACCGTGTAAAACCGACATTTAACATAGGCGATGAATTTACAGGAAGCGTAAAAAGCGTGGTTGATTTTGGAGTATTTATCGAGCTAAAAGACGGTGTTGATGGTCTGCTTCACATCTCAAAGATAAAGAGCCCATTAAACGTAGGCGATCAGGTAAAAGTGTGTGTGAGCGAGCAAAAAGGAAATAAAATTTCGCTCTCTTTGGTTGAATAA
- a CDS encoding universal stress protein, with protein MKYKKLLFPIGAGDDIEPRIYGALKVAQWFKAHMEILTCQLDPSVVYNMKMTLRGGVLFEEFLKSAKSELAVEHEENEKLFNKICAELGIKVSDEVIEDVCTANFTIHNGKRSAIVEQESKFCDLVVAAVPLDGKITGTFESAVLKSGKNAIVIPRKMREFRADNILVSWTGTTQSSRALTGAIDLLKSAKKVQCITSKASLGDNAELNLKKLEEYFKVHNISASFEVIATTTIPGEALLKAANDRNADLIVASRYGENGLMEMVLGGTSRFFLEHTNIPVYL; from the coding sequence ATGAAATACAAAAAGTTGCTTTTTCCAATAGGAGCAGGGGACGATATCGAGCCAAGAATTTACGGTGCTTTAAAGGTTGCACAATGGTTTAAAGCTCACATGGAGATCCTCACTTGCCAACTAGATCCAAGCGTGGTTTATAATATGAAAATGACGCTTCGTGGTGGAGTGCTTTTTGAGGAATTTTTAAAATCAGCCAAATCAGAGCTTGCGGTTGAGCACGAAGAGAACGAAAAGCTTTTTAATAAAATTTGTGCTGAGCTAGGCATAAAGGTGAGCGACGAGGTCATCGAAGATGTCTGCACTGCAAATTTCACGATCCATAATGGAAAAAGAAGCGCCATAGTTGAGCAAGAGAGTAAATTTTGCGATCTAGTCGTAGCTGCAGTGCCACTTGATGGCAAGATCACTGGCACATTTGAGTCAGCTGTTTTAAAAAGCGGAAAAAATGCGATCGTTATCCCTAGAAAGATGCGTGAATTTAGGGCTGATAACATCCTTGTAAGCTGGACAGGAACAACTCAAAGCTCAAGAGCTCTAACTGGAGCGATCGATCTTTTAAAGAGCGCTAAAAAGGTTCAGTGCATCACTTCAAAAGCAAGCCTTGGCGATAACGCCGAGCTAAATCTTAAAAAACTTGAAGAGTATTTTAAGGTTCATAATATCAGTGCTAGTTTTGAAGTTATAGCAACTACAACGATACCTGGCGAGGCACTTTTAAAAGCCGCAAATGATAGAAATGCGGACCTTATCGTAGCCAGCAGATACGGCGAAAACGGGCTTATGGAGATGGTCCTTGGCGGAACATCAAGATTTTTCTTAGAACATACAAATATCCCAGTTTATCTATAA
- a CDS encoding WG repeat-containing protein, with product MKQTFEIVGEFKEGLARIKKFGNYGFINEAGEQVIACNFSDASDFCEGLARVKKFGKFGFIDKNGIQVIECKFDDANDFCNGYAKVKVNGKWLEIDSSGKDPNVSESSEEIQTEISNVDVIKLKKDESENKAEISKDDVVISDNNKVEKSIKIDDIKSSTMVKNMVEIDGKWHEVGATKSEGKIEISKDGNFVIVDENNNKIEIPINFARPDALKDMLSNGEVQEWTKVSVNGKSEFFDKDNNKIIPSKDGTFVIHDGDNKIEISKDGNAVIIDGNNKVEIPLNPSDMKASKESSTVVKNMININGKWQEIDGEEKFGQNDIKVVPLKDEDTIVKDDKSKKEEILKDRNTTAANEAYKKENLSQASSSGSLKKGSVKHNVRDWFEEKEKKSEGKKEESSEHELLSSVVIFIVIILLVSFFKR from the coding sequence ATGAAGCAGACTTTTGAGATAGTTGGCGAATTTAAAGAAGGTTTAGCTAGGATCAAGAAATTTGGCAACTATGGTTTTATAAATGAAGCAGGAGAACAGGTCATTGCGTGCAATTTTAGTGATGCAAGCGACTTTTGTGAAGGGCTGGCCAGGGTTAAAAAATTTGGCAAATTTGGCTTTATAGATAAGAATGGTATTCAGGTAATTGAATGTAAATTTGATGATGCAAACGATTTTTGCAATGGCTATGCAAAGGTTAAAGTAAATGGCAAATGGCTTGAGATAGATAGTAGCGGAAAAGATCCTAATGTCAGTGAGAGTAGCGAAGAAATTCAAACAGAGATTAGCAATGTTGATGTTATCAAGCTTAAAAAAGATGAATCTGAAAATAAAGCGGAAATTTCAAAAGACGATGTAGTTATTAGTGATAATAACAAAGTAGAAAAGTCAATAAAAATTGATGATATTAAAAGCTCAACTATGGTTAAAAATATGGTTGAGATAGATGGAAAATGGCATGAGGTAGGTGCAACTAAAAGCGAAGGTAAAATAGAAATTTCAAAAGATGGAAATTTTGTAATAGTTGATGAAAATAACAATAAAATAGAAATCCCAATAAATTTTGCAAGACCTGACGCTCTTAAAGATATGCTATCTAATGGCGAGGTTCAAGAGTGGACCAAGGTTAGTGTCAATGGAAAGAGTGAGTTTTTTGATAAAGACAACAATAAGATCATTCCATCAAAAGATGGCACATTTGTGATCCATGATGGAGATAATAAAATAGAAATTTCAAAGGATGGCAACGCTGTAATCATTGATGGCAACAACAAAGTAGAAATTCCTCTAAATCCAAGTGATATGAAAGCCTCTAAAGAGAGCTCAACTGTCGTTAAAAATATGATTAATATAAATGGCAAATGGCAAGAAATAGACGGCGAGGAAAAATTTGGTCAAAATGATATCAAAGTAGTACCTTTAAAAGATGAGGATACTATAGTAAAAGATGACAAGAGCAAGAAAGAGGAAATTTTAAAAGATCGCAATACTACCGCAGCCAATGAAGCATATAAAAAAGAAAATTTATCACAAGCTAGTAGTAGTGGGAGTTTAAAAAAGGGTTCTGTTAAGCACAATGTTAGAGATTGGTTTGAGGAAAAGGAGAAAAAGAGTGAGGGTAAGAAGGAAGAGTCTTCTGAACATGAGCTTTTGTCTTCAGTAGTTATCTTTATAGTTATAATTTTATTAGTTAGTTTCTTTAAAAGATAG
- a CDS encoding MFS transporter: MKEYLKLLKDERNFRLLSTIQLMCYFGVWFSHTGIFTLLISLDAPVWALTLSAAMAFIPGVVIAPFSGILVDKFSPKPMLVIMMAVETISVFMLLFINSLDYLWLLLLIIFIRNGVGGMYFQVEMSVLPKILSKESLKLANEIHSIIWAVSYTAGMGLAGVYIHFFGIKSAFLLDGALYLCSFGFLYLLKLDELKPEFIEKPLKMLKNGLKYLKENRLIVHLIFLHAFVGITAYDALIALLADYRYANLLSTSLVIGLLNASRSISLMFAPAMLSKFMNKKTLIYIYIGQGLGIIIWALSLRNFYLSLIGIIFAGFCTSSLWSYTYTLLQQNCQKEFYGRVIAYNDMVFLGFSALISFAIGFLYELGLSVEMIAAFMGSLFFIGAFYYHVVSKRYEIR; encoded by the coding sequence TTGAAAGAGTATCTTAAGCTTTTAAAGGACGAGAGAAATTTCCGCCTTTTAAGCACCATCCAGCTCATGTGCTACTTTGGTGTGTGGTTCTCGCACACTGGCATTTTCACACTGCTTATCTCGCTTGACGCTCCTGTATGGGCACTTACACTAAGTGCGGCGATGGCATTTATCCCAGGCGTTGTCATCGCTCCATTTAGCGGCATTTTGGTTGATAAATTTAGCCCAAAACCTATGCTTGTGATCATGATGGCGGTTGAGACCATAAGCGTTTTTATGCTGCTTTTTATAAATTCGCTTGATTATCTATGGCTACTTTTGCTTATCATTTTTATTAGAAACGGCGTTGGCGGGATGTATTTTCAAGTAGAGATGAGCGTGCTGCCAAAAATTTTAAGCAAAGAGAGCCTAAAGCTTGCAAACGAGATCCACTCGATCATCTGGGCGGTCTCATACACCGCTGGCATGGGGCTTGCTGGCGTTTATATACACTTTTTTGGCATCAAAAGCGCCTTTTTGCTTGACGGAGCTCTTTATCTTTGCAGTTTTGGCTTTTTATATCTTTTAAAGCTAGACGAGCTAAAGCCAGAATTTATAGAAAAACCTCTAAAAATGCTCAAAAATGGGCTTAAATACCTAAAAGAAAATAGGCTCATCGTGCATCTTATATTTTTGCATGCCTTTGTTGGCATCACCGCTTATGACGCATTGATCGCGCTTTTGGCTGACTATAGATACGCAAATTTACTCTCAACCTCGCTAGTTATTGGCCTATTAAATGCCTCAAGATCGATCTCGCTTATGTTTGCACCAGCCATGCTTAGTAAATTTATGAATAAAAAAACGCTCATCTACATCTACATCGGTCAAGGGCTTGGCATCATCATCTGGGCGCTCTCTTTGCGAAATTTTTATCTCTCGCTAATTGGCATCATCTTTGCTGGATTTTGCACGTCAAGCCTTTGGAGTTACACCTACACGCTGCTTCAGCAAAACTGCCAAAAAGAGTTTTACGGCAGAGTGATCGCGTATAATGATATGGTTTTTCTTGGATTTAGCGCGCTTATCTCATTTGCGATCGGCTTTTTATATGAGCTTGGACTAAGCGTGGAGATGATCGCAGCCTTCATGGGAAGCCTCTTTTTTATTGGAGCCTTTTACTACCACGTAGTTTCAAAAAGATATGAGATAAGGTAA